A single window of Danio rerio strain Tuebingen ecotype United States chromosome 15, GRCz12tu, whole genome shotgun sequence DNA harbors:
- the btr14 gene encoding E3 ubiquitin-protein ligase TRIM39-like, giving the protein MEKLTTLSEELQCSICLDAFTDPVSTPCGHNFCKSCLNQCWNNSQTYNCPLCKETFNKKPELKINTTLRQLVQVFKQNVPEKTSEVLCDICDSVKKKALKICLLCQNSYCQTHLDLHQKVTNLKHKLIDPVLNLENYICQKHEKPLELFCKDDQTCVCLLCAVTNHRNHNTVAVEEESGVRRSQMMEMHADLQQMIHDRMKKIQDIKHSALLKKETSEKEKAESTELFADLMSCIERCQSELLEMMEQKQKAAEKQAEELINDLEQEITELKRREAELEQISHTEDHLHLLQIYPELSKPPHTSSWTQISISDTQLSVETLRKTLLQLHDTLDYKLSTSVLKKMQQHLVDVTLDPDTAHPDLIISDNEKQVTDGDIELELLDNPGRFDTCPCVLAKEGFNSGRFYFEVQVKEKTDWNLGVVRESIKRKGEITAAPEKGYWIIVLGNGNQYLAIDSSSVSLSLSMKPRVVGVFVDYEEGLVSFYDVESGSHIYSFTGQTFTEKLFPFFSPCNNQKGKNAAPLILT; this is encoded by the exons ATGGAAAAACTAACAA CTCTGTCAGAGGAGCTCCAGTGCTCAATCTGTCTGGATGCGTTCACTGATCCAGTCAGCACTCCATGTGGACACAACTTCTGTAAGAGCTGCCTGAACCAGTGCTGGAACAACAGTCAGACCTACAACTGTCCATTATGTAAAGAAACATTCAATAAAAAGCCAGAGCTCAAGATCAACACAACACTCAGACAGCTTGTGCAAGTCTTCAAGCAAAACGTTCCTGAGAAAACATCTGAAGTTCTCTGTGATATTTGTGATAGTGTTAAGAAGAAAGCCCTGAAGATCTGTCTGCTGTGTCAAAACTCTTACTGTCAAACTCACCTGGATCTTCATCAGAAAGttacaaatttaaaacacaaattaattgaTCCTGTGTTGAATCTTGAGAactatatatgtcagaaacacgAGAAACCTCTGGAGCTGTTCTGTAAAGATGATCagacatgtgtgtgtttgctctgcGCTGTAACAAATCACAGGAATCACAACACTGTTGCTGTAGAAGAGGAGAGTGGTGTAAGAAGG TCTCAGATGATGGAGATGCATGCAGATTTGCAGCAGATGATCCACGACAGAATGAAGAAAATTCAAGACATCAAACACTCAGCACTCTTGAAAAAA GAGACATCAGAGAAAGAGAAGGCTGAGAGCACTGAGCTCTTTGCTGATCTAATGAGCTGCATTGAGAGATGTCAGTCTGAGCTGCTGGAGATGATGGAGCAGAAGCAGAAAGCAGCAGAGAAGCAGGCTGAAGAGCTGATTAATGATCTGGAGCAGGAGATCACTGAGCTGAAGAGAAGAGAAGCTGAGCTGGAGCAGATCTCACACACTGAGGATCACCTGCACCTCCTACAG ATTTACCCAGAGCTGAGCAAACCTCCACACACCAGCAGCTGGACTCAAATCAGTATCAGTGACACTCAGCTGAGTGTGGAGACTCTGAGGAAAACTCTCCTTCAGCTACACGACACTTTGGATTACAAACTCAGCACAAGTG TGCTGAAAAAGATGCAGCAACATTTGG TGGATGTGACTCTGGATCCTGATACAGCTCATCCAGATCTTATCATCTCCGATAATGAAAAACAAGTGACAGATGGAGATATTGAGCTTGAACTCTTAGACAACCCTGGGAGATTTGACACTTGCCCATGTGTCCTGGCAAAAGAGGGGTTCAACTCAGGGAGATTTTATTTTGAAGTGCAGGTAAAAGAAAAGACTGATTGGAATTTAGGAGTGGTCAGAGAATCCATTAAGCGGAAGGGAGAGATTACAGCTGCACCTGAGAAAGGATACTGGATTATAGTTTTGGGGAATGGGAATCAGTATCTTGCAATTGATTCTTcttctgtctctctgtctttGAGTATGAAGCCTCGGgttgtgggtgtgtttgtggATTATGAGGAGGGTTTGGTCTCCTTTTATGATGTGGAGTCCGGGTCTCATATTTATTCTTTCACTGGTCAGACTTTCACTGAGAAGCTCTTTCCATTCTTTAGCCCTTGTAATAATCAAAAAGGTAAAAATGCAGCCCCTCTAATTCTCACCTAA